The following coding sequences are from one Gossypium raimondii isolate GPD5lz chromosome 4, ASM2569854v1, whole genome shotgun sequence window:
- the LOC105780305 gene encoding inactive leucine-rich repeat receptor-like serine/threonine-protein kinase At1g60630 isoform X6, with translation MEQLVSSRYYLLLTFIFIIMYVLSLVPIVKSGDAEALLALKSTIDPFNSLQWQSSTNLCSWQGVKECKEGRVTKLVLEHLNLTGSLNGLVNLKIIYLDNNKFNGNAGLCGEQVKKPCPGTGTEPGLPSLNRKSNKKTKLIIIVVAASVGGLLLFLLCFLCFIFIKRKNKSTNEVKRNKGVVEAEGVEAGDGGNGGGDGGSGGGGGFWESEGVGSLVFVGAGDQQLSYSLEDLLKASAETLGRGTMGSTYKAVMESGFIVTVKRLKDARYPRSEEFRRHVELIGRLRHPNLVPLRAYFQAKEERLLVYDYFPNGSLFSLIHGTRTNGGGKPLHWTSCLKIAEDLASGLLYIHQNPGLTHGNLKSSNVLLGPDFESCLTDYGLTLFRDPESPEELGAATFFYRAPECRDIRKASTQPADVYSFGVLLLELLTGKTPFQDLVQEHGSDIPQWVRSVREEETESGDEPTSGNETSEGKLQSLLNIAMACIALVPENRPMMREVLKMIRDVRAEAQVSSNSSEHSPGRWSGTVQSLPREEQLSI, from the exons ATGGAACAACTTGTTTCTTCAAGGTACTATCTTCTTTTAaccttcatcttcatcatcatgTATGTCCTTTCTCTTGTTCCTATTGTTAAATCAGGTGATGCAGAAGCACTTTTAGCTTTAAAATCAACCATTGATCCTTTCAATTCATTACAATGGCAAAGCAGCACCAATCTTTGTTCATGGCAAGGTGTCAAAGAATGCAAAGAGGGAAGAGTAACAAAGCTTGTATTAGAGCATTTGAACTTAACTGGTTCATTAAATG GTTTAGTCAACCTCAAAATCATCTACTTAGACAACAACAAGTTCAATG GTAACGCCGGCCTTTGTGGTGAGCAAGTTAAAAAGCCGTGTCCGGGAACCGGTACTGAACCGGGTTTACCAAGCTTAAACCggaaatcaaacaaaaaaaccaAACTGATCATCATTGTTGTTGCAGCAAGTGTTGGTGGGTTATTATTATTCTTGTTGtgtttcctttgttttattttcattaaaagaaaaaataagtcAACAAATGAggttaaaagaaacaaaggggTTGTTGAAGCAGAGGGAGTGGAGGCCGGGGACGGCGGAAATGGAGGCGGAGACGGCGGAAGCGGTGGCGGCGGAGGGTTTTGGGAAAGTGAGGGCGTAGGGAGTTTGGTGTTCGTAGGTGCTGGGGATCAACAATTGAGTTATAGTCTTGAGGATTTGTTGAAAGCATCGGCGGAGACATTAGGGAGGGGTACAATGGGGAGTACGTATAAAGCTGTGATGGAATCTGGGTTCATCGTGACCGTTAAAAGGTTGAAAGATGCTAGGTATCCAAGATCAGAAGAGTTTAGGAGACACGTGGAGTTAATCGGACGGTTGAGACATCCTAATTTGGTCCCACTTAGAGCgtatttccaagctaaagaagaACGGTTGCTCGTATATGATTATTTCCCAAATGGCAGCCTCTTCTCTCTTATTCATG GAACAAGAACCAATGGCGGTGGAAAGCCTCTTCATTGGACTTCATGTCTTAAAATTGCAGAGGATTTAGCTTCTGGATTACTTTACATTCACCAAAATCCAGGCTTAACTCACGGGAATTTAAAATCCTCGAACGTTTTATTAGGCCCCGACTTCGAATCATGCCTTACGGATTACGGTCTCACGTTATTCCGAGACCCCGAGTCACCAGAAGAGCTAGGTGCGGCCACTTTTTTCTATAGGGCACCTGAATGTCGGGACATCCGAAAAGCATCGACTCAACCGGCCGATGTTTATAGCTTCGGAGTTCTCCTACTTGAACTCCTAACGGGCAAAACTCCCTTCCAAGACCTTGTTCAAGAACACGGCTCGGATATCCCTCAATGGGTAAGATCGGTCCGAGAGGAAGAGACCGAATCCGGGGACGAACCTACGTCAGGTAACGAAACGTCCGAGGGGAAGCTTCAATCCCTTTTGAACATAGCAATGGCTTGCATTGCCCTTGTGCCCGAGAACCGTCCCATGATGCGGGAAGTTTTGAAGATGATCAGAGACGTAAGGGCCGAGGCTCAAGTTTCATCGAATAGTAGTGAACATTCACCGGGACGGTGGTCAGGCACCGTTCAGAGCTTGCCTAGAGAGGAACAGCTAAGCATATAA